A window from Melitaea cinxia chromosome 5, ilMelCinx1.1, whole genome shotgun sequence encodes these proteins:
- the LOC123654025 gene encoding protein sidekick isoform X1: MQPPRFTMQPSSSNSIVREGTTKILQCSAIGIPQPMYRWLKNGEPLGDYSSELFYKIHNTQRQDAGAYQCIARNDVGAIFSEKNNIVVAFMGVFENALEEVITVESGNAAILDFPHIESEPPPSVIWQDENGVNGVLRYDQKYAITDKHQLVILCASKDDQRAYRARAINTQLGKVENSPYIRLKVNGDDDKEIAPEIIIKPRDTKIIKGQEYTNIYCIANARPLHELETLWFKDGILIDLAGITYDLNDQWNRTLSLISANLNHTGRYTCQARLKSGGFATVTASASVTVFEKPVMVTSLKSETFGEFGSTIVLECNVQGIPMPGITWYKDAKKIASVGADTEESDNADVDDGGGRYRVEVDRSLVISNLKMEDMGIYQCIASNDAGESSIYTWLKIKTKENIRVPRSHMKLIRMRTADNKAKTFKFDTGTSPPIMQTAPANLTVLDGKDATIACRAVGAPTPNVTWYFNDSLIINLSGRLQALEEGDLLITSTTTADSGKYTCIRANDAGNVSGEAYLTILVRTQIIAPPVDTKVLLGHTATLQCKVSSDPNVKYNIDWFHNKQPMTAGSRVWVAGDGALQVQAVRAGDAGEYACVVTSPGGNHTRRALLSVIELPFAPTNVRAERLDATPQRAVNVSWTPGFDGNSPIQKYIVQRRVVPEFGPTPDPLLNWVTEPMNVSANQRWVLLTSLKAATSYQFRVSAVNTVGEGPPSEPTEVLTLPQEAPSGPPVGFMGSARSSSEIITQWQPPLEEHRNGHILGYVIRYRLKGYDNSPWTYQNITNEAQRNYLIQDLITWKDYNVQIAAYNDKGVGMFSDSYTIKTKEGVPEAAPDSVRCEAFNSTAIQVWWTPPNPQKINGINQGYKIQAWRWDEATNDSVEQKLVSVPPNLLDPLTEQTAAIDGLEKFTEYNISVLCFTEPGDGPRSDFVLIRTKEDTPDEIVNLQFDDVSDRAVRVSWSPPKKSNGVLIGYKLKYQIKDNPESLKEEILPPNDTSIRVEHLQASTQYQFWVSALTGVGEGAARSAAIQSGVEPVLPTAPRGLALSNIAAHSVLLQFTPGFDGNSSVSLWTVQAQTARNSSWVTIYEVSAPDAQSILVTGLVPFTTYRLRLIATNVVGSSPPSEPCKEFQTIQAPPQHPPRNVTVRAVSANNLRVRWIPLQQSEWYGNPKGYNITYKRSGSNDTLYSIIEDHTANSHILSNLEEWSIYEITMTAINEVGTSVASPTATERTREAVPSSGPVGVSAKATSSTTVVVVWGDILPQDQNGLIEGYKVCYAAVVPPPRPEQKKVECHPILSNQTHTVTLTELRKYVVYQIQVLGYTRLGDGALSDPPVTVRTFEDTPGPPSNVSFPDVSFTTARIIWDVPEDPNGEILAYKVTYHLNSSTQHMFSKEFLPSDRTFRATELQAEQYYAFALTAQTRLGWGATLRALVLTTANRAAPAPPARPLVARSLLQPHQITFSWAPGDDGYAPLRYYTIQQKEEGGTWQTLPERVDPFATSYTVEGLKPYTAYQFRIRATNDIGPSRYSNATETVRTLPAAPSKAVEGLRVVPITPSSVRVQWAPLGEAHWSGDARTGGYAVSYQPLTDFPASLQTTMKQEVPGIKSSEVVLTELALDRNYEISVCAVNSQGAGPGGAPAVVWVGEAVPTAPPQAVRARALSPTEVALSWGPPLLAQQNGDLLGYKIFYLMTESPEEPEPGRKAEEEIEVVPATSTSHSLVFLDKFTQYRIQVLAFNPAGDGPRSEAILVRTHQGLPSAPRNITFSEITMNSLVVAWDPPHRRNGLIHSYLVTYETIEQDERFSKQVKQKVSERRLAVGALEEEVQYRFSVRALTVGAGAAAEARARTGPQPGSPAPPAALRLRAEPAALLLRWSNAASGKGPLLGYYFEARKKDDTRWETITRTSNGILEEFTISYQSLLPSTAYSFRVIAYNMYGISNPAYSDKVIVTPSKLYLEYGYLQYRPFYRRTWFMVALAAASIVIIIMVIAILCVKSKSYKYKKEAQRTLEESLGGETDERGSLALDLYRSRQNSASGGAAGGAGAGGTLRRKPPALAKSPPRPLPASVKYHSDEESLRGYDENPDDSSLTEKPSEMSSSDSQNSESENESVRSEPHSFVNHYANVNDTLRESWKRQRPVRNYSSYTDSEPEGSAVVSLNGGQIVMNNMARSRAPLPGFSSFV, from the exons ATGCAACCGCCTCGGTTTACAATGCAACCCTCTTCGTCAAATAGCATAGTTAGAGAAGGAACAACAAAGATTTTACAATGCTCCGCGATAG gaaTACCGCAACCCATGTATAGATGGTTAAAAAACGGTGAACCGTTAGGGGATTACTCTtcagaattattttataaaattcacaaTACACAACGGCAAGACGCGGGCGCATACCAGTGTATCGCAAGGAATGATGTAGGAGCAATTTTTAGTGAAAAGAATAACATAGTTGTTGCAT tCATGGGAGTTTTTGAAAACGCTTTAGAAGAAGTTATAACTGTTGAATCCGGTAATGCGGCGATTCTCGATTTTCCACACATAGAGTCCGAACCGCCGCCATCCGTTATTTGGCAGGACGAAAATGGTGTAAACGGTGTCCTGCGGTACGATCAAAAGTATGCTATCACCGATAAACACCAACTAGTAATATTATGCGCGTCTAAAGACGATCAGCGAGCCTATAG AGCGCGAGCAATAAACACCCAGTTAGGAAAGGTAGAAAACAGTCCGTACATTAGGTTAAAAGTGAACGGAGACGATGACAAAGAAATAGCACCcgaaattattattaagccGCGAGATACGAAGATAATAAAAGGCCAagaatacacaaatatttactgCATCGCCAACGCGAGACCGCTGCACGAGCTCGAAACTTTATGGTTTAAAGACGGGATATTGATCGATTTAGCGGGAATTACTTACGACCTAAATGATCAATGGAACCGCACGCTGAGTCTCATATCGGCCAATTTAAACCACACCGGCCGGTATACGTGTCAAGCGAGATTAAAGTCTGGCGGATTCGCTACAGTTACAGCCTCTGCGTCCGTTACGGTGTTCGAAAAACCGGTGATGGTGACCAGTTTAAAATCGGAAACTTTTGGCGAGTTCGGCAGTACTATTGTCTTAGAGTGCAACGTGCAAGGTATACCCATGCCCGGTATCACGTGGTACAAGGACGCGAAGAAAATTGCGAGTGTCGGAGCTGATACCGAGGAGTCCGATAATGCGGACGTCGACGATGGAGGAGGTAGATATAGGGTGGAAGTCGACAGATCGCTCGTTATCAGTAATCTCAAGATGGAAGATATGGGAATATATCAGTGCATAGCTAGTAACGACGCTGGGGAGTCCTCGATCTACACGTGGTTAAAGATAAAAA CCAAGGAAAATATTCGCGTTCCACGCAGTCACATGAAGTTGATAAGAATGAGGACTGCAGATAATAAAGCAAAAACGTTCAAATTTGATACCGGCA CGTCTCCGCCCATTATGCAGACTGCACCGGCCAACCTCACCGTGCTTGACGGGAAGGATGCCACCATCGCCTGCCGGGCAGTCGGCGCGCCCACACCCAACGTCACGTGGTACTTCAACG atTCTCTTATAATAAACCTGTCCGGAAGATTACAAGCTTTAGAGGAAGGAGACTTGTTAATTACCAGCACGACAACAGCAGATAGTGGAAAATACACTTGCATACGTGCAAACGACGCGGGCAATGTTTCGGGCGAAGCGTATCTTACAATACTCG TAAGGACTCAAATAATCGCTCCTCCCGTCGACACCAAAGTTCTACTAGGTCACACGGCGACGCTTCAGTGCAAAGTTTCCAGCGACCCGAACGTCAAATACAACATCGACTGGTTTCATAACAAACA GCCCATGACGGCGGGGTCGCGCGTGTGGGTGGCGGGCGACGGCGCGCTGCAGGTGCAGGCGGTGCGCGCGGGCGACGCGGGCGAGTACGCGTGCGTGGTGACGTCGCCGGGCGGCAACCACACGCGGCGCGCGCTGCTGTCCGTCATCGAGCTGCCCTTCGCGCCCACCAACGTGCGCGCCGAGCGCCTGGACGCCACGCCGCAGCGCGCCGTCAACGTGTCCTGGACGCCCGGCTTCGACGGCAACTCGCCCATCCAGAAGTACATAGTGCAGCGTCGCGTCGTGCCCGAATTTG GACCCACCCCAGACCCATTGTTGAATTGGGTAACAGAACCGATGAATGTATCTGCTAATCAGCGATGGGTGCTCCTAACAAGCTTGAAGGCGGCAACTTCCTACCAATTTCGAGTTTCTGCAGTAAATACAGTAGGAGAAGGCCCGCCTTCCGAACCGACGGAAGTCTTGACTCTACCTCAAGAAg cgCCATCTGGACCTCCTGTAGGGTTTATGGGGTCGGCGCGATCCTCTTCGGAGATAATAACCCAATGGCAGCCGCCGTTAGAGGAACATAGAAATGGTCACATTTTGGGTTACGTGATCAGGTATCGCTTGAAAGGCTACGACAACAGCCCGTGGACGTATCAGAACATTACCAATGAAGCGCAACGGAACTATCTCATTCAAGACTTGATAACATGGAAAGATTACAACGTGCAAATAGCCGCTTACAATGATAAGGGTGTCGGTATGTTCTCGGACAGTTACACAATCAAGACGAAAGAAGGAGTGCCCGAAGCGGCGCCGGACAGTGTCCGCTGCGAGGCTTTTAACTCCACTGCCATACAAGTATGGTGGACGCCACCCAATCCTCAAAAAATAAACGGCATCAATCag GGATATAAAATTCAAGCGTGGCGATGGGACGAAGCTACAAACGATAGTGTGGAACAAAAACTAGTAAGCGTGCCACCAAATCTGCTGGATCCCCTCACCGAACAGACTGCCGCTATTGACGGCCTGGAAAAATTTacagaatataatatatctgtTTTATGTTTTACGGAGCCGGGCGACGGTCCACGAAGTGATTTCGTTTTAATAAGGACAAAAGAAGATA cACCTGATGAAATAGTAAACCTTCAATTCGATGATGTCTCGGATCGTGCGGTCAGAGTCTCCTGGTCGCCGCCGAAGAAGTCGAACGGCGTTCTCATCGGTTACAAGCTTAAATACCAAATAAAGGACAATCCCGAATCGTTAAAAGAAGAAATATTACCACCCAACGACACCAGCATACGCGTGGAGCACTTGCAG GCCAGCACGCAGTACCAGTTCTGGGTGAGCGCGCTGACGGGCGTGGGCGAGGGCGCAGCGCGCTCGGCCGCCATCCAGTCGGGCGTGGAGCCCGTGCTGCCCACGGCGCCGCGCGGCCTGGCGCTGTCCAACATCGCCGCGCACTCCGTGCTGCTGCAGTTCACGCCCGGCTTCGACGGGAACTCTTCCGTCTCGCTCTGGACCGTGCAG GCTCAAACTGCCCGTAACTCATCGTGGGTGACAATTTACGAAGTAAGCGCCCCTGACGCGCAGTCTATCCTCGTCACCGGCCTGGTACCGTTCACTACGTACCGCTTAAGATTAATCGCTACTAACGTCGTTGGTTCGTCCCCGCCTTCAGAGCCCTGCAAAGAATTTCAAACGATCCAAGCTCCTCCGCAACATCCGCCCAGGAACGTGACCGTGCGCGCCGTTAGTGCCAACAACCTTCGCGTTAGATGGATT CCCTTGCAACAAAGCGAATGGTATGGTAATCCGAAAGGTTACAACATAACGTATAAACGCAGCGGCAGTAACGACACCCTTTACAGTATAATCGAGGATCATACGGCTAACTCGCATATTCTCTCAAACTTAGAAGAATGGTCTATATATGAAATTACGATGACCGCTATTAACGAAGTCGGTACTTCCGTTGCTAGCCCAACTGCTACGGAGAGGACCAGAGAAGCAG TTCCATCAAGTGGCCCAGTCGGTGTGTCAGCCAAGGCAACATCATCTACGACAGTAGTTGTTGTATGGGGCGATATTTTACCCCAGGATCAAAATGGTCTTATCGAGGGGTACAAGGTGTGTTACGCTGCGGTGGTACCACCACCTCGGCCAGAGCAGAAGAAAGTAGAGTGCCATCCCATATTGTCGAACCAAACTCACACGGTTACGTTGACAGAACTACGGAAGTACGTCGTATACCAAATTCAAGTATTGGGCTACACGCGACTGGGCGACGGGGCTCTCAGCGATCCTCCCGTCACCGTCAGAACTTTTGAGGACA CACCCGGCCCACCCTCAAACGTATCTTTCCCCGACGTTAGTTTTACTACGGCGCGTATCATTTGGGACGTCCCCGAAGACCCTAATGGCGAGATCTTAGCATACAAAGTGACCTATCATCTCAACAGTTCAACGCAGCACATGTTCTCGAAGGAGTTTCTGCCTTCCGATAGAACGTTCAG GGCCACGGAGCTGCAGGCGGAGCAGTACTACGCGTTCGCGCTGACGGCGCAGACGCGGCTGGGCTGGGGCGCCACGCTGCGCGCGCTGGTGCTCACCACGGCCaaccgcgccgcgcccgcgccgcccgcgcgccCGCTCGTGGCGCGCTCGCTGCTGCAGCCGCACCAGATCACCTTCTCCTGGGCGCCCGGCGACGACGGCTACGCGCCGCTCAG GTACTACACGATCCAGCAGAAGGAGGAGGGGGGGACATGGCAAACGCTTCCAGAACGCGTCGACCCTTTCGCGACTTCCTACACTGTGGAAGGCCTGAAGCCTTACACGGCGTACCAGTTCCGAATCCGTGCCACCAACGACATCGGACCCAGTCGTTACAGTAACGCTACCGAGACCGTCCGCACTTTACCGGCAG CGCCCAGCAAGGCGGTGGAGGGCCTGCGCGTGGTGCCCATCACGCCCAGCAGCGTGCGCGTGCAGTGGGCGCCGCTGGGCGAGGCGCACTGGAGCGGCGACGCGCGCACGGGCGGCTACGCGGTCTCCTACCAGCCGCTCACCGACTTCCCCGCCTCGCTGCAGACCACCATGAAGCAGGAGGTGCCGGGCATCAAG AGCTCGGAGGTCGTGCTGACGGAGCTGGCGCTGGACCGCAACTACGAGATCAGCGTGTGCGCCGTGAACTCGCAGGGCGCGGGCCCGGGCGGCGCGCCGGCCGTGGTGTGGGTGGGCGAGGCCGTGCCCACCGCGCCGCCGCAGGccgtgcgcgcgcgcgcgctgTCGCCCACCGAGGTGGCGCTCTCCTGGGGCCCGCCGCTCCTGGCGCAGCAGAACGGGGACTTGCTGGGCTACAAG ATTTTTTACTTAATGACGGAGTCTCCGGAGGAGCCGGAACCGGGACGAAAGGCAGAGGAAGAGATCGAAGTGGTGCCGGCCACTTCCACCTCGCATTCGCTCGTGTTTCTTGACAAGTTTACACAGTACCGAATTCAG GTGTTAGCGTTTAATCCCGCTGGAGACGGACCGAGGTCTGAGGCGATCCTCGTGCGGACGCACCAGGGACTGCCTTCTGCGCCTCGGAATATTACGTTTTCTGAGATTACTATGAACAGTCTCGTCGTGGCGTGGGACCCTCCTCACCGTCGGAACGGCCTCATACATTCCTACCTCGTCACGTACGAGACTATCGAACAAGATGAAC GGTTCAGCAAGCAGGTGAAGCAGAAGGTGTCGGAGCGGCGGCTGGCGGTGGGCGCGCTGGAGGAGGAGGTGCAGTACCGCTTCAGCGTGCGCGCGCTGACGgtgggcgcgggcgcggcggccgAGGCGCGCGCGCGCACGGGCCCGCAGCCCGGctcgcccgcgccgcccgccgcgctgcgCCTGCGCGCCGagcccgccgcgctgctgctgcgCTGGAGCAACGCCGCCTCCGGCAAGGGCCCGCTGCTCGGCTACTACTTCGAGGCGAGGAAGAAGG ACGACACACGATGGGAGACAATAACTCGAACGAGCAATGGAATATTGGAAGAATTCACTATTTCTTACCAAAGCCTGCTGCCCTCAACAGCTTACTCATTCCGAGTGATAGCATACAATATGTACGGTATCAGCAACCCGGCATATAGTGACAAAGTCATTGTCACACCCTCAAAACTATACTTGGAATATGGGTATCTACAATATCGGCCGTTTTATCGAAGGACCTGGTTTATGGTCGCACTAGCTGCGGCTTCCATCGTCATCATAATTATGGTCATCGCAATACTTTGCGTCAAAAGCAAAAGTTACAAGTACAAAA AGGAGGCGCAGAGGACACTGGAGGAGTCGCTAGGCGGCGAGACGGACGAGCGCGGCTCACTGGCACTGGACCTGTACCGCTCGCGGCAGAACTCGGCCAGCGGAGGGGCGGCGGGTGGGGCGGGGGCGGGCGGCACGTTGCGCCGCAAGCCGCCCGCCCTGGCCAAGTCCCCGCCGCGGCCGTTGCCCGCCTCCGTGAAGTACCATAGCGACGAGGAGAGCCTGCGCGGCTACGACGAAAACCCCGACGACTCGTCGCTCACCGAGAAGCCCTCCGAGATGAGCTCGTCGGACTCCCAG AATTCGGAGAGCGAAAACGAGAGCGTTAGATCGGAGCCGCACTCGTTCGTGAACCACTACGCGAACGTGAACGACACGCTGCGCGAGTCGTGGAAGCGCCAGCGGCCCGTGCGCAACTACTCCAGCTACACGGACTCCGAGCCCGAGGGCAGCGCCGTGGTGAGCCTCAACGGCGGCCAGATCGTCATGAACAACATGGCGCGCTCGCGGGCGCCGCTGCCCGGCTTCTCGTCCTTCGTATGA